A stretch of Gorilla gorilla gorilla isolate KB3781 chromosome 9, NHGRI_mGorGor1-v2.1_pri, whole genome shotgun sequence DNA encodes these proteins:
- the LOC101140821 gene encoding putative olfactory receptor 52L2, protein MNLDSFFSFLLKSLIMALSHSSWRLPQPSFFLVGILGLEESQHWIALPLGILYLLALVGNVTILFIIWMDPSLHQPMYLFLSMLAAIDLVLASSTAPKALAVLLVRAQEIGYTVCLIQMFFTHAFSSMESGVLVAMALDRYVAICHPLHHSTILHPGVIGHIGMVVLVRGLLLLIPFLILLGKLIFCQATIIGHAYCEHMAVVKLACSETTVNRAYGLTVALLVVGLDVLAIGVSYAHILQAVLKVPGSEARLKAFSTCGSHVCVILVFYIPGMFSFLTHRFGHHVPHHAHVLLAILYLLMPPALNPLVYGVKTQKIRQRVLRVFTQKD, encoded by the coding sequence atgaatttggattcttttttctctttcctcctcaagTCATTGATAATGGCCCTTAGCCATTCCAGCTGGAGGCTACCCCAGCCTTCTTTTTTCCTGGTAGGAATTCTGGGTTTAGAGGAAAGCCAGCACTGGATTGCACTGCCCCTGGGCATCCTTTACCTCCTTGCTCTAGTGGGCAATGTTACCATTCTCTTCATCATCTGGATGGACCCATCCTTGCACCAACCTATGTACCTCTTCCTGTCCATGCTAGCTGCCATCGACCTGGTTCTGGCCTCCTCCACTGCACCCAAAGCCCTTGCAGTGCTCCTGGTTCGTGCCCAAGAGATTGGGTACACTGTCTGCCTGATCCAGATGTTCTTCACCCATGCATTCTCCTCCATGGAGTCAGGGGTACTTGTGGCCATGGCTCTGGATCGCTATGTAGCCATTTGTCACCCCTTGCACCATTCCACGATCCTGCATCCAGGGGTCATAGGGCACATCGGAATGGTGGTGCTGGTGAGGGGATTACTACTCCTCATCCCCTTCCTCATTCTGTTGGGAAAACTTATCTTCTGCCAAGCCACCATCATAGGCCATGCCTATTGTGAACATATGGCTGTTGTGAAACTTGCCTGCTCAGAAACCACAGTCAATCGAGCTTATGGGCTGACTGTGGCCTTGCTTGTGGTTGGGCTGGATGTCCTGGCCATTGGTGTTTCCTATGCCCACATTCTCCAGGCAGTGCTGAAGGTACCAGGGAGTGAGGCCCGACTTAAGGCGTTTAGCACATGTGGCTCTCATGTTTGTGTCATCCTGGTCTTCTATATCCCGGGAATGTTCTCCTTCCTCACTCACCGCTTTGGTCATCATGTACCCCATCATGCCCATGTTCTTCTGGCCATACTGTATCTCCTCATGCCACCTGCGCTCAATCCTCTTGTCTATGGGGTGAAGACCCAGAAGATCCGCCAGCGAGTGCTCAGGGTGTTTACACAAAAGGATTGA